CACCAATAACAACTCAGGATAAAATTGTTCTTTCAAGTGTATTAGATAAATTTGAAGGGAGTAATAATTAGACATACACATATAGTACAaagatatttttagaattatttatccagaaaataaacttaattacatatttcttaaaatatacatgttttattttattgggtTCCTGTAGAGCCAAATCCACCAGCTGCCCTCTTTGTTTCAGTTAAGTTTTCCACTTCTAGCAAATCAGGATGAAAAATAACTTCACATATAAGCTGAGCTATTCTATCGCCTTTTTTAACAACAAAGTCTTCATCAGAGTGATTAAATAACACTACACCAACATTTCCTCTGTAGTCTTCATCTATAACACCAGctacaagtaaaaaaatattattatatatctttaataaaaaacacatttattcaattaaagttgTAATAAAGTACTGTttgccaaataaataaaatatggttGAGCTTTTAAGTCTGATAATTTTGTACAATCCTGCATgaattatagaaaaattaaaaaaaaaatctagctcTAGATAGAAGACAAatggtgttattttattattatttaaagtacttattgccattttactttaattaaagtgTTAATTGTTTTGGCAAGGTACAGAAGGTAAGCAAACTGAACACTGACACCTATAAAGTTAATGCatacaaattattgatattagACTCACCTCCAACATCAATGAAGTTTTTAACAGCTAAGCCAGATCTCGGGGCTACTCGTCCATAACAACCAGTGGGCAATTCAATTTGTAAATCTGTTTTTACTAATTCTTTGCCCTTTGCTGGTACTTTGTAATCATAAGCACTGAAAAAGTGAAAAgattaatttaagttttcagGGTTAACGGgtttcatttgaaaatattacatataatttaaaatcagttAAATATACAACAGCATATTTCTGCCCCTGATAGATAACTTACATTAACtatcattgttttaataaaaaagaggtGATAAATAAACTCATATAACCTTActcaattttatttgtcataaattttaattcttataatacattagttttagtagtacataaatatttctttaaacatGAAAAAGAATTTGGCAATTTCTtagttcttttgttttattgtttcattgcatatcattataaagtatatagttattttaattatatatattcaaggTATATATTGTTATACCTTGGAATACAACAAATTTATgtgataataggctatttgacaatgtgaaaaataagGTGCcatttattgtaatcagtacatatgagtttaaaaatggttatttattaactaaagttgaaaataataatcaatttattaaaaaatccaaattttatttgtggattttttaaaagtttgtctcttaacacaaaacgctcctaattggctgggcttatgatgaagtcacttgcttgttaaccttgcttgcctactatatgtatggcagattaaaatacaggcaagtgacgtcacagaGCCTATTGCAGCAACATTTTGTCCAAGTAACATTTTCGcttgctatttaaatatggaacttttaatatgataattttctGCAAATAtgcactagaaataaaaaaatctacttttactgggttccttacaCCTTacctttactaaataatataaaatagattttaaaaccagtcaaatagcctatagtGATAGTATAGGTAGGTGGACTGACAAATGAATGACAAACAAAAAGTCCAAAAATTATTGCTGTCATGTACCAGAATATCGAATACCTGTGGTACTTGGCTGGTACCCACAGGGGCGAACAAAAAGCCCTATTactaagtattaatatattttataatatcttaattgttactaatatgaAAATCTTAACCCCTgcaaagttataatatttaattatataaacatattttataaattattagtatcaatatattttgtacgaCACTAAGTAACTGGTTAAATTATTTGCAGATTTTGTCTCTATAGAAAATACTGATATCatacattacaattatacaGATAGGTAGGGATACagtatatgaaatttatataataattgctaACTAGCTAGCTTAACTACATGTCAATTTCTTGAATAAAACGTTAGTTTTGGTATGTGCGTATTTGTTCATAAcatattgaaatgtaatttattcatcATAATTGAAACACATAATTAccttttcaaatcaaatcctgCTGCACGATCTGAGCCTTTTACAGGCGCGAATGCATTATCAGTAAGGCGTGTGAATTTTAAAAGTGTCCTTAAATCTTTGTTTCCAGGCATGGTGGTTTTAGTTAATAGTGAAAAGCTTTTATGTGCACTTAAATTTTAGCAAAATCTTTTAAGTATCATAGGAATCGATGGGAATATAATATCTCAAATCAATCGAGAATTGTGTGAGACGTAATAAACGAAATACAAACTTCTTAAATATGAATAGCAAATGCCGTTTAACGATTAAcgacaaaaatcaaaaatgccaaaataataaaatatatcagggAAGAAATGGCGCCAAAACTTCACGTCTAATTCGTGTCTATGGTTATGGCTCTTTGAAGTAGGTAATTGTCCATACACAattgtacattataattatgtaatttattgcaTTCTTTTAAAACCgcaaatctttaataaaaataaagcatacttattttattttgaaattgtttcaGGTCTTCAAAGTGAGCTGTTATTGttgcaaacataaaaaaatatttaaaaaaacaacaacttatatgtaataacataacaaagttattctaaaaaatatttttttgtttatacatCTGTATTTTCTGttgaaaaagttataatattttttaatattttctattcgtTTATGCATGCCAAATGCCAAGTGGCAATATAGAGTGATTAATGATTGTTCACTTTGgacattataaaaagtaaacacAGTAAATATAACGATTCTGTTTGTGTACTCTATACTGAATTGGACCATAGTTAAATAACTCAGAAAGACAACAACAAAATTGAGGTCACTGAACTAATCTATCTATAtgtatctaataaatattaattttagtttctttaatatttattctatcaTTGTATCAgagaatatttttctatttcaaaaaGAAGCTACAAGAAAAGTATACTTAATCAATTATCAGACTTACATAGAACATAATTTTCGAATTCGTTTTCATTCGTGTTTGAATCTTTTTCCTTTGAGTCCAATCATCACAAATAGGTAGTTAATGAAATGCGACGTGCTAAATTCCAACAGCGAA
The genomic region above belongs to Vanessa cardui chromosome 21, ilVanCard2.1, whole genome shotgun sequence and contains:
- the LOC124539015 gene encoding deoxyuridine 5'-triphosphate nucleotidohydrolase gives rise to the protein MPGNKDLRTLLKFTRLTDNAFAPVKGSDRAAGFDLKSAYDYKVPAKGKELVKTDLQIELPTGCYGRVAPRSGLAVKNFIDVGAGVIDEDYRGNVGVVLFNHSDEDFVVKKGDRIAQLICEVIFHPDLLEVENLTETKRAAGGFGSTGTQ